In Polyangiaceae bacterium, a genomic segment contains:
- a CDS encoding phytanoyl-CoA dioxygenase family protein, translated as MGGFQLRHHFRAKQQAAVEADQLVGAELERRVHGGDLVVFQRNELTAELVARVRAEIRSCFPELETNWDDLSLWPCRLLEFDKLAQVREGLYSDPKLHQLAARIIASAGFDPVTCVDAPRLRVINHEAEQLPEAAPLFVVHRDTWYACPESQINWWIPIFKTPVEQAFAFYPEHFDREVANTSKSFDYEDWMKRVGWHGRTALDDYPAPTRYEPETKPLRFDFEAGDLLLFSAAHLHRTLPNPVAGSSRVSLDFRTVTPGVRGARNVDNGSGGALERVRREFVPLRYLV; from the coding sequence ATGGGCGGGTTTCAGCTACGACACCATTTCCGTGCCAAGCAACAGGCGGCGGTGGAAGCGGACCAATTGGTCGGGGCCGAGCTCGAGCGCCGCGTGCATGGCGGCGACCTCGTCGTGTTCCAGCGGAACGAACTCACCGCCGAGCTCGTGGCGCGCGTACGCGCTGAGATACGCAGCTGCTTCCCAGAACTGGAAACGAACTGGGATGACTTGAGCCTGTGGCCGTGTCGTCTGCTCGAGTTCGACAAGCTGGCTCAGGTGCGTGAGGGCTTGTACTCCGATCCGAAGCTCCACCAACTTGCCGCGCGGATTATTGCATCGGCCGGTTTCGATCCAGTCACGTGTGTGGATGCGCCTCGGCTACGCGTGATCAATCACGAAGCCGAGCAGCTCCCTGAGGCGGCGCCGCTCTTCGTGGTGCATCGGGATACTTGGTACGCCTGCCCGGAGTCGCAGATCAACTGGTGGATCCCCATCTTCAAGACTCCCGTTGAGCAGGCGTTTGCGTTCTACCCGGAGCACTTCGATCGAGAGGTCGCAAACACCTCCAAGAGCTTCGACTACGAAGACTGGATGAAGCGCGTCGGTTGGCACGGGCGGACGGCCCTGGACGACTACCCAGCGCCTACCCGCTATGAGCCTGAGACCAAGCCGTTGCGCTTCGACTTCGAGGCGGGGGACCTCTTGCTCTTCTCGGCGGCTCACCTTCACCGCACCCTGCCGAACCCCGTGGCGGGGTCGAGCCGTGTGAGTTTAGACTTCCGCACGGTAACGCCCGGCGTGCGTGGCGCACGGAACGTCGACAATGGCTCCGGGGGCGCCCTCGAGCGGGTGCGGCGGGAGTTCGTGCCGCTGCGTTATTTGGTTTGA